The following nucleotide sequence is from Psychroserpens sp. Hel_I_66.
TTTTGATAACTCCAACATACAAGGTACCAATCCCGTGGCTGCCTGTGTTGTTTTTAAAGATGGAAAACCAAGTAAGAAAGACTATCGCCATTTCAATATAAAAACGGTGGAAGGCCCAGATGATTTTGCATCAATGGAAGAAGTGGTTTATAGAAGATACAAACGTTTAGTTGAAGAGGAGCAACCCTTGCCACAACTCATAATTATCGATGGAGGTAAAGGGCAATTATCGTCTGCTTTAAAAAGTTTGGATGCATTAAATCTTCGGAAAAAAATCGCGATCATCGGAATTGCGAAACGTTTGGAAGAATTATTTTATCCAGATGATCCAATTCCCTTATATTTAGATAAGAAAAGCGAAACGCTAAAGGTGATTCAGCATCTAAGAAATGAGGCGCACCGTTTTGGGATTGAGCACCATAGAAATAGACGAAGTAAACAAGCGTTAAATACAGAGCTGGAAACGATACCGGGAATTGGAGAACAGACGGTTGTAGCTTTGATGAAAAAGTTCAAGTCGGTGAAGCGCATTTCCGAAGCAAAAAAAGAAGATTTAGAAAAAGTTGTTGGTTTATCTAGAGCTCAAAAAATAATAGAGTATTACAAAACAAAGTGAGGTATAAAATTCTTGTCATATTGCTGCTGTTAAGCGTGTTTTCTATGAAGGCCCAAACAACTGGCGAGCCACAAAAACAAAAGATAGGTTTAGTGTTGAGTGGAGGAGGAGCCAAGGGTTTTGCGCATATTGGAGTGCTCAAGGTCATTGATAGTTTAGGTATAAAAGTAGATTACATTGCTGGTACGAGTATGGGAGCAATTATTGGTTCTTTGTATGCTTCTGGATATTCTGGTAAACAGCTGGACTCAATTTTTGGTAGCCTGGATTTTGATGAAGTTATTAATGATTATGTACCACGCTCTGCAAAAACAATTTATGAGCGAAACAATACAGAGAAATATGCTGTTGTGCTTCCGTTTAACGGATTTAAACTTAAATTGCCATCTGCAATTTCTAGAGGGCAAAACGTGTTTAATCTCTTATCAAAGTTAACGCTTCATGTGAGTGAGATTCGTGATTTTGATAAGTTGCCAATTCCGTTTTTTTGTGTTGCCACAAATGTCGAGACTGGAAATCAAGTCATATTGGATTCTGGTAATCTGCCTCAATGTGTATCTGCAAGTGGAGCTTTCCCTTCTTTATTTCAACCTGTAGAGATTGATGGTGACTTATTGATAGATGGAGGTGTGATCAATAATTACCCTATTGACGAGCTTAAGGCAAAAGGGATGGATATTATCATTGGTGTAGATGTACAAGATGGTCTTGCAAGTAGAGAAGATATGGTTTCTGCGCCTTCTGTATTGTTGCAGATCAATAACTTCAGGACTATTAATGATATGATATTGAAATCTAAAAAGACAGATATTTACATCAAGCCAGACATCAAAGATTTTACGGTAATTTCATTTAGCGAAGGCAAAGAGATTATTAATAATGGACAACTCGCAGCTTTAGAGCGTTTAGAGGCTTTGGATCAACTTCCTAAATATAAGATCCAAAAAGGTGAAAGAGAGTTTGACTTAACCTATAAAGATAGTATTCAAATAAACGACATAAGTTTTACAGGAAATAAAAGATATGATAGATCTTATATTTTAGGAAAAATGAAACTAAAAGGAAGCGAAAAAGTGAGTTATGATAACTTTAATAGAGGCGTAAATAATTTGATAGCAACAAATAATTTTGACTCATTTAAATATTGTTTTGAAAAATCAAAAGAAAAAGAGGGTTATGATTTTACAGCAGAGCTAACAGAAAATACATCAACCACATTTTTAAAGTTAGGAATACATTACGATGATTTGTATAAAAGTGCAGCATTATTGAATTTAACTAAAAAGAGACTTTTGTTCAACAATGATATTGCATCACTGGATTTAATCTTGGGAGATAACGTGAGGTATAATTTTGAGTATTTAATAGACAAAGGATTTTATTGGAGCGTCGGTTTAAAATCAAGATACAACCAGTTTGAAAAAGGAGTCAGTAGTGAGTTGCTCTTAGATGAAGCACAAATTGATGAAACAGGTATTAATCAATTGGATGTTCAGCTAAGGGATCAAACCAATCAATTTTATTTACAAACATTGTTTAGAAAAGATTTTGCCTTTAGTATTGGAGCAGAACATAAGCGATTGAACATCAAATCTGAAACAATTACAATAGATACAGAAACAGATGAATTTCTGTTTGATAATACCGATTATTTTAGTCTCTTCGGAAGTTTGAAACTAGACACATATGATGACAAGTACTATCCATCAAAAGGTCTTTTCTTCAACGGAGATATTCATACCTATTTATTTGCATCACATTTTAATCAAGATTTTGAAGAGTTCTCTATCGCAAAAGCAGAAATGGGCTACGCCTTTAGAGTCTCTAATAGCGTCAGTTTTAATTTGATGACAAGTGGCGGATTCAAATTTGGAGACAACTCCACAAGCACATTAGATTTTGCTTTAGGTGGCTACGGAAATAACTTTATAAATAATTTCATACCCTTTTTAGGTTATGATTTTATATCTATAAGTGGTAACAGTTTTGTAAAAGCTTATGCAAATGCAGATGTTGAGATTTTCAATAAAAACCATATCACATTAGAAGCCAATTGGGCAAATATTGACAACGATATTTTTGCATCTGGTGAGTGGTTCACATTGCCAGATTATAGGGGATATGCTTTAGGTTACGGATTAGAAACTTTTTTAGGACCAATTCAAGTAAAATATAGCTACTCACCAGAACAAAGTGAAAGCGTTTGGTATTTTAATATTGGATTTTGGTTTTAGAATACTCAAAAATTTTCCGATATTTATCCCATGTCTAATCTCATCTTCAAAGATTTATTAAGTCACCTCCAGTTTCTCATTAAAAGAAATCCTGAGTAAGTTGCATTTTTCGTATCTTTAAAACGCATGTAATTTATACCAGTAAGCGTATAAACAAATCAATTTTTAAACTTAAAACATATGCCTTTTTATCATAAATTAGGAAAAATTCCACCAAAGCGACATACCCAATTTCGAAAAGAAGATGGGAGCTTATACTCAGAGCAATTGTTTGGTACCATTGGTTTTGATGGTATGTCAACCAATAGTTATCATGAGCAGCGACCAACACAGGTTAAAGCCATTAAAAAACAATACAGCGTCGCACCAAAAATTGCAAAGGAAAATCATATTCAATCCTATCGTTTTAGAGGCTTTCAAGTCAAACCAGAAAATGATTACCTAGATAGCAGAAAAGCAATTTTGACCAATAGCGATTGCACAATCATTCTTGCTGCACCAAAAAACAAAACCACAGATTATTTCTATAAAAACTCAGATGCCGACGAGCTTATTTTCATCCATAAAGGCACAGGAAAGCTGAGAACACATTTAGGAAATCTAGATTTTAAATATGGTGATTATCTAGTAGTGCCAAGAGGAATTATTTATAAAATGGATTTTGATACTGAAGACAATAGACTCTTCATTGTAGAATCCCGTCGACCAATTTACACACCAAAACGATATAGAAATTGGTTTGGCCAACTTTTAGAGCATTCTCCTTTTTGCGAACGTGATTTGAGACAGCCACAAGAATTGGAAACACACAACGAGTCTGGAGATTTTTTAATGAAAATTAAAAAACAGGACGATATGTTTGAAATGGTATACGCATCGCATCCATTTGATGTGGTTGGATATGACGGTTATAACTATCCTTACGCATTTTCGATTCATGATTTTGAACCCATAACAGGTCGCATCCATCAGCCACCACCAGTACACCAAACATTTGAAACAGATGCTTTCGTGGTCTGTAGTTTTGTGCCAAGATTATACGATTATCATCCAGATAGCATTCCTGCACCTTACAATCATAGTAACATTGATAGTGATGAGGTCCTTTATTATGTAGATGGCGATTTTATGAGCAGAAATGATATAGATAAAGGGCACATAAGTTTACACCCAGCAGGTATACCTCATGGTCCGCACCCAGGAGCAACAGAGCGAAGTATTGGTAAAGTAAAGACAGATGAGCTAGCAGTTATGGTAGATACATTTAAGCCATTAAAAGTCACAGAAGAAGCCTTAAAAATAGCCGATGAAGATTATTTCAAATCATGGTTAGACCACTAAACTAAAAATTAAATTAATGTACAACAAATTACCAGCAGACCCAACTGCAATGATTTTAGGTATTATAGCACTCGTCGTATCCTTTGCAGGATGTTGCTGTGGGATATTTGCTTTTATACCGTTAATTTTGAGCATCATAGGTTTAGTGATAGCAAATAAAAGTTTGAGGGAATTTCAAGCAAATCCAAGTATTTATGAGCCTCAAAGTAAAAGTAATGTTTCCACATCAAGGATTTTAAATATTATAGCCTTGGTAATGAGTTCAATTACGAT
It contains:
- a CDS encoding homogentisate 1,2-dioxygenase codes for the protein MPFYHKLGKIPPKRHTQFRKEDGSLYSEQLFGTIGFDGMSTNSYHEQRPTQVKAIKKQYSVAPKIAKENHIQSYRFRGFQVKPENDYLDSRKAILTNSDCTIILAAPKNKTTDYFYKNSDADELIFIHKGTGKLRTHLGNLDFKYGDYLVVPRGIIYKMDFDTEDNRLFIVESRRPIYTPKRYRNWFGQLLEHSPFCERDLRQPQELETHNESGDFLMKIKKQDDMFEMVYASHPFDVVGYDGYNYPYAFSIHDFEPITGRIHQPPPVHQTFETDAFVVCSFVPRLYDYHPDSIPAPYNHSNIDSDEVLYYVDGDFMSRNDIDKGHISLHPAGIPHGPHPGATERSIGKVKTDELAVMVDTFKPLKVTEEALKIADEDYFKSWLDH
- a CDS encoding CCC motif membrane protein, coding for MYNKLPADPTAMILGIIALVVSFAGCCCGIFAFIPLILSIIGLVIANKSLREFQANPSIYEPQSKSNVSTSRILNIIALVMSSITILFYLAYFLIYGALFSTAIMEGYELQKNADDYSNEWENDSIYEYEDDYYEIEEDTIKVDSINIEELIETEIDSINN
- a CDS encoding patatin-like phospholipase family protein, producing the protein MKAQTTGEPQKQKIGLVLSGGGAKGFAHIGVLKVIDSLGIKVDYIAGTSMGAIIGSLYASGYSGKQLDSIFGSLDFDEVINDYVPRSAKTIYERNNTEKYAVVLPFNGFKLKLPSAISRGQNVFNLLSKLTLHVSEIRDFDKLPIPFFCVATNVETGNQVILDSGNLPQCVSASGAFPSLFQPVEIDGDLLIDGGVINNYPIDELKAKGMDIIIGVDVQDGLASREDMVSAPSVLLQINNFRTINDMILKSKKTDIYIKPDIKDFTVISFSEGKEIINNGQLAALERLEALDQLPKYKIQKGEREFDLTYKDSIQINDISFTGNKRYDRSYILGKMKLKGSEKVSYDNFNRGVNNLIATNNFDSFKYCFEKSKEKEGYDFTAELTENTSTTFLKLGIHYDDLYKSAALLNLTKKRLLFNNDIASLDLILGDNVRYNFEYLIDKGFYWSVGLKSRYNQFEKGVSSELLLDEAQIDETGINQLDVQLRDQTNQFYLQTLFRKDFAFSIGAEHKRLNIKSETITIDTETDEFLFDNTDYFSLFGSLKLDTYDDKYYPSKGLFFNGDIHTYLFASHFNQDFEEFSIAKAEMGYAFRVSNSVSFNLMTSGGFKFGDNSTSTLDFALGGYGNNFINNFIPFLGYDFISISGNSFVKAYANADVEIFNKNHITLEANWANIDNDIFASGEWFTLPDYRGYALGYGLETFLGPIQVKYSYSPEQSESVWYFNIGFWF